In one Antennarius striatus isolate MH-2024 chromosome 1, ASM4005453v1, whole genome shotgun sequence genomic region, the following are encoded:
- the LOC137613616 gene encoding ras-related protein Rab-8B, which translates to MAKTYDYLFKLLLIGDSGVGKTCLLFRFSEDAFNTTFISTIGIDFKIRTIELDGKKIKLQIWDTAGQERFRTITTAYYRGAMGIMLVYDITNEKSFDNIRNWIRNIEEHASSDVERMVLGNKCDMNDKRQVSRERGEKLAIDYGIKFLETSAKSSINVEEAFFTLGRDIMSRLNRKMNDSNPPGGGGPVKITESRPKKSFFRCSLL; encoded by the exons ATGGCGAAGACGTACGACTACCTGTTCAAGCTGCTGCTGATCGGTGACAGCGGCGTCGGTAAAACCTGCCTCCTGTTCCGGTTCAGCGAGGACGCGTTCAacaccaccttcatctccacCATCG GAATCGACTTTAAAATCAGGACGATCGAACTCGATGGCAAGAAGATCAAACTCCAGATCTG GGACACGGCCGGTCAGGAGCGGTTCAGGACGATCACGACAGCCTATTACAGAGGAGCAatg GGCATCATGCTGGTTTACGACATCACCAACGAGAAATCCTTCGACAACATCAGGAACTGGATACGCAACATCGAGGAG cacGCGTCGTCCGACGTGGAGAGGATGGTTCTGGGAAATAAATGCGACATGAACGACAAGAGACAAGTGTCCAGAGAGCGAGGAGAGAAG CTGGCCATCGATTACGGGATCAAGTTCTTAGAAACCAGCGCCAAGTCCAGCATCAACGTGGAGGAG GCCTTTTTCACACTGGGCAGAGACATCATGAGCAGACTGAACAGGAAAATG AACGACAGCAACCCCCCGGGAGGAGGCGGTCCCGTAAAGATCACGGAGTCCCGCCCCAAAAAGAGCTTCTTCAGGTGTTCGCTGCTGTAG
- the LOC137613542 gene encoding isocitrate dehydrogenase [NAD] subunit alpha, mitochondrial: protein MAGSVWRSLFSQVAARRPSLSSASFSRGMQTVTLIPGDGIGPEISTAVMKIFEAAKAPVTWEERNVTAIKGPGGRWMIPPDAKDSMDKSKIGLKGPLKTPIAAGHPSMNLLLRKTFDLYANVRPCVSIEGYKTPYTDVDLVTIRENTEGEYSGIEHVIVDGVVQSIKLITEDASRRIAEYAFEYARNNQRSSVTAVHKANIMRMSDGLFLRKCREVAESYKDIKFTEMYLDTVCLNMVQDPTQFDVLVMPNLYGDILSDLCAGLIGGLGVTPSGNIGANGVAIFESVHGTAPDIAGMDLANPTALLLSAVMMLRHMGLHDHGNKIQAACFDTIRDKKVLTKDLGGNSKCSQFTAEICRRIQDLD from the exons ATGGCAGGCAGCGTGTGGAGGTCACTG TTTTCTCAGGTGGCGGCGAGGAGACCCTCGCTGTCGTCAGCTTCCTTTTCCAGAGGG ATGCAGACCGTCACGCTGATTCCCGGCGACGGCATTGGACCGGAGATCTCCACGGCCGTCATGAAGATCTTCGAGGCGGCTAAA GCTCCGGTCACGTGGGAGGAGAGGAACGTCACGGCCATCAAAGGACCGGGGGGGCGGTGGATGATCCCCCCCGACGCCAAAGACTCGATGGACAAGAGCAAGATCGGCCTCAAAG GACCGCTGAAGACGCCCATCGCCGCCGGACACCCCTCCATGAACCTGCTGCTCAGGAAGACCTTTGACCTCTATGCTAACGTGCGGCCGTGCGTTTCCATCGAGGGCTACAAGACGCCGTACACCGACGTGGACCTGGTGACCATCAGGGAGAACACGGAGGGCGAGTACAGTGGCATCGAGCACGTG ATCGTGGACGGCGTTGTCCAGAGCATCAAGCTGATCACTGAAGACGCCAGCAGACGCATCGCCGAGTACGCCTTCGAGTACGCCAGGAACAACCAGAGGAGCAGCGTGACGGCGGTGCACAAGGCCAACATCAT GCGGATGTCAGACGGTCTGTTCCTCAGGAAGTGTCGTGAGGTGGCTGAGAGCTACAAGGACATCAAGTTCACTGAGATGTACCTGGACACCGTCTGCCTCAAC atggttcaggaccCGACCCAGTTCGACGTGCTGGTGATGCCCAACCTGTACGGAGACATCCTCAG CGATCTGTGCGCCGGTCTGATCGGCGGACTCGGCGTCACCCCCAGCGGGAACATCGGCGCCAACGGAGTGGCCATATTCGAATCG GTCCACGGCACCGCCCCCGACATCGCCGGCATGGACCTGGCCAACCCCACGGCGCTGCTGCTGAGCGCCGTCATGATGCTGCGTCACATGGGTCTCCACGACCACGGAAACAAGATCCAGGCCGCCTGCTTCGACACCATCCGCGACAAGAag gtgCTGACGAAGGACCTAGGAGGAAACTCCAAGTGTTCACAGTTCACAGCTGAGATCTGCCGCCGCATCCAGGATCTGGActga